The nucleotide sequence ATTTCCATGCTCAAAAAGTTGCCAGGCTTATCAGATGCATGGCCTTCACAAGCAGCAGCAATCCAGTATTCCATGCTGTCAGGCTTTGTATTGCGCTTATCTACACATATACCAAGAATCCCTTTAATATCGCCGTCATTTAATTCAAGAAGTTTGTCAGCCGTTCCGTCATTGTTCGCTTTATCCCACATCTTTGGAATGGCGATAAGATTTTTTCCATCCTCTAAAGATAACTCCTTCTTTACCCCTGTCACGTGGAAACTTTCTTTTTTTACAATTGAATATTGCATGGGTTCTGCTCCTTTCAGACTCACCTGAATTGTCAGGCGGTTATAAGATTTCAGCTTTCCTCTAAAGTTTCTTGCTTCAGTTGGCGTCATGCCATGCTGCCTGCGAAAAGCTTTAGCAAAGGATTCGGGAGTTTCATATCCATACTTGTAGGCCAGATCAATGACCTTGCTGTCAGTTTGGGTCAGCTCCTGTGCCGCCAGTGTCAAACGTCTGCCTCTGATATACTCTCCAACTGCCATATCCGTCAAAATGGCGAATGTGCGCTGGAAATGATAAGCAGACGCATTCGCTTCTTCTGCCACCCTTTCGATTGAAAGGTCACTATCGAGCAAATGCTCTTCAATATAATCGATTGCCTTCTGCAGCGATACGATCCATGCCATAATGTCCATCACTCCCTTGCTTCCATCTTATTCATTTCAGAAACTCTTTTCCGGTCATTTCATGCTTTGTTGTGACAGGGTTGTTATGTAGAACAAGCAAAAGGCATAAGGAGGCCAATTCCTCTATACCTTTTCTGTTAGCATGTTACTGCCGAAAAACATTCTTTTTATGCCATCTAAAATAGGGTTTATTTTCTTCGTAGCGAGCAATTTTCATTTTAGGGTGAAGCCTATAATTATCGTAATCTATTTCGGGTATTTGCGGTGAAATATGCAGACGCCCCCGGCCATCAAAGGCAATATAGCCTTTGTCGTATAAAGCATCATGATTGCAACATAAAAGCACGCCATTAAACGGATCTAGCCGCTCTATATCAGTGCTGTCTTTCCATGGTTTCGAATGGCTTGCTCGTAATAATGCAGGAAGTTCGATGCCACAAAGTGCACACTTATGCTCCCATAATGGTAATAATTCACGTTTGAACTTTTGCTGACCTAAACGAATTTTCGCTTTTGCTTCTGCTTCCGTTTCAGCAATCATCGGTACAATCGTATTGCGCTCTGTTTGACGAACGATGCCCATGGCTAATTCAAGCTGTTCGAGTTCTACTTCGTAAATATTAAGGTCGCTAATAAGTTCTAACAGTTTAATGGCTAACTCTTCATTGCATGGATATAAGTACCCTTGATTTCCGTTGCCATCTTGTTGGAAAGGTGAATATTTAAGCGGCAGCAGAGGACGCAATGCATCGAAACTCGTACGTATGTTTAAAGGTACTTCTAATTCATGATAATGAAGCGGCACTAAATAGCCGTTTTCTCCCCATTGCTCAAAACTTTGCATAGCAACTGGTTTGGTCGCTTCTTGACAATTTGATGAGGCAACACTGATCGCAACGATCTCTCCTTTTACGTAATGAAAGACTCTGTCACCCTCTTTCACTTCAGTCATACGCAACCATGAATGCGGGGTATTGCCTCCTTTATCTTTTTGAGGAGACCAAATAATACCTTGCTCTTTTTCTTCTTGATAAGTGTGGCCTTGCATGACAATAAAGCTATTCATACGATATCCTCAATTCTATAGGTAAATTAAAAAATTCATTTACATTCGATTATACATCATTTCTCCTTTTACTTTCTAACTGTTCTCTTTCAGGCACCTTCTATTCTTTAGTTTTGTGCAGACCAAAAAGCTCATAAGTCTCTCCGGACGACTCATGGGGAAAGTAACGGCCAAAAGTATCGTGTCATTTATGCTTAACGGAGTAAATTTTATCTCTCCGATCGCCTTAAGACTCTCGATAATAATAGATTTTTCCATTGTCCTCTCGCATGTTAATACGGCCGATGGATTCTAGATAAGTCACATTTGTAATGGTTTGAACGAAAGCGGACATCGCCCGGTCTTGAGGCAGTCTATTTCCATAAATATCTTGGGGTAGAAGATTTTTATCAGGAAATGGGTGATAATCCGAAGGAGGAGTATCATAAATAATTATTTTCAAAGCAAAAAGCTGTGGCAATGGATGGCCACAGCTTTTCGTTATTTACTGCCCGGGAAGACAGCTTGCTCTGTACGAATATCTACTAATGTAGGGGAAGGCGTATTGAATGCTTCCTGAAGAACATCGTCTAAGTTCGAATCTGATTCGATACGAAAACCTTTCCAGCCACAGGCTTCAGCTATTTTAACAAAATCCGGGTTGGTCAGCTCCACGCCTACCTCCTCCTCACCGGCTGCTTTCAGTTTATCTCTTTCCATTTGCAGGGCATGATTATTCATTACAATGACAGTAATGTCGAGCTCATAGCGTGTAGCTGTTAAGAGATCGGCCAGCGTCATTTCCAGTCCGCCATCCCCAACAACAGCTACTACTTGTTTCTCCGGCTTCTCAAGCTTCGCGGCCATAGCAGCTGGAAGGCCGAAGCCCATGGTTCGCCAATACCCTGAAAAGAGAACAGTCTGGTCTTTTTGCCGTAGGTTACGGTTCATCCAGACAGTGACATTTCCTGTATCGAGTGTAAGAATAGCATCTGCATCTACTGTCTGTTCGATCGCCCGGACAATGGTCGAAGGATAAACTGGAGAGCCGGAAGTATGACTTTCCTGTTCATTTTGACGAGCCCACTTTTCTTTAGCTTCACGGCAGCGAGCTAACCAGTCGGCAGAATGTGAAAATCCTTGAAGGCTCTTTATTAACAGTGGGACAACTTCCTCTGTTTTACCAGTAATTCCGAGCTCCACGGGGATGCCTTTTTCCACTTTATCAAAATTCTTATCGATTTGAATAATCCGCGCATCAGTTGGCACATATCCTTCAGGCCACCATGTAGTGCCGGCAAGCAGTACAACATCCGCTTCTTTGAATACTTCTGGCGCATAAGGATTTCCACCTTCGCCGATCCCCTGCAAAAGGTTCGGAGAGGATTCGTTCAATAACCCTTTGCCGCCCAGGCTAACAAGAATACCTGCCCCCCACTGTTCAGCGAGTTGTTCAATTGCCTCTGGATCGGTGGATGCACCAGCACCTGCAAGGATCATTGGGCGCTTGGCTGTTTTCATGATGGCCGCTGCCTGATCCAAGCTTTCCTGAGTGAAAGTGTCCCCTCCTTCTATCACAGCCGGCAGTTGTCTTGGTTTAACAACAGTCGTTTTGTCTAAAAGATCTTTTGGAACAGAAAGGTGGCTCACAGCTCGCTGGCCCATAGAGGTTTGCACTGCTTTTTGTAAAAGTTCAATAATTGCATCCTGGTTCGCTAAGTTTGCAGAGTAAGAGGCAAATGGCTTCACCAGCTCCTGCTGATTTACATATTGCTTATAAGCTGTCCCGATCTTATTAGTGGGGGCTTGTCCGGTAATAGCAAGAACGGGTACCTGATCAGCATAGGCGTCTCCTAACCCATTCAATAGGTTAGCGACTCCCGGACCCATTGTAGAGATACAGACACCCAGATTGCCTGTTAACTTTGCTTCTGCTGATGCCATAAAGGCTGCTGTTGATTCATGCTTGACTGCGATGAATTTAATTCTATCCTGCTTGGCCATTGCATCAATAAGGCCAAAAATAGCATCCCCAACTACTCCATAAATCCGCTTGACGCCGAATAAAGATAACTGGTCAAGGATCAATTCGGCTACTGTTCGTGTCGTCTTTTCCATAAAGCATCAACCCCCAGTTTTATTTTTAGTTTCCTTATTACATTGATTCTTTCACTAAAGCTTCATAACTAAACTTATATTTCAAAGAAGCTTGTTTTTTGTCTGCCGGTTTGCCTTAATTGAAAATAATCCCTCCTCTTGTTATTCTTAGTACTGTACCTGAAATGGAGAAGCCATTTATATTTCATATAAAGGAGACATGCCTAATGAATTTTGTGACATTAAACAACGGCTTAAAGATGCCCCAGCTTGGATTTGGTGTTTGGCAAGTGGAAGACGATCAAGCAACTGTTGCTGTAGCCAAAGCGATTGAAGTGGGTTACAGATCGATCGACACAGCAATGGTTTATCAAAACGAGACGGGTGTCGGAAAAGCGATTCAACAATCTTCCGTACCTCGTGAAGAGCTGTTTATAACGACAAAGGTATGGAATAGCGATCAAGGCTATGAGAATACACTCCGCGCTTTTGAGGAGAGTTTGGAACGATTGGGTCTTGAGTATGTTGATTTGTATTTGATCCATTGGCCGACTCCAAAATATGATGAGTACGTAGATACATACAAAGCGCTGGAAAAGCTTTATCATGACGGCCGTGTAAAAGCAATCGGGGTTTGTAATTTTGACATTGAGCATTTGGAACGCCTTCTAAAAGAGTGCGATGTAAAACCTGTCCTTAACCAAGTGGAGTGTCACCCATATCTTGCACAAACCGAAATGAAAGAATTTTGTGCGAAGCATGATATTTTTGTGGAAGCATGGAGTCCGCTAGAGCAAGGCGGCGAGGTGCTGAAGGATGCTGTTATTCAGCAAATTGCTGAAGCACATGGCAAATCACCAGCTCAAGTTGTGCTGCGCTGGCATATACAAAATAATACAATAGTAATTCCTAAATCCGTCACTCCTTCCCGGATAGAGGAAAACTTCCATGTATTTGACTTTGAATTGTCTCCAGATGAAATGAGAGAGATCAGTGGATTGAACCGCAACCGTCGCAAAGGGCCAGCACCAAGCGAAATGAATATCCGTTAAAATAAGCTGTGGCGCTAAAAGGATCTTCCTTTTAGCGCCTTATGTATTTTTTCTCCCTTTATCCTTTGACATGCCTTCCCCTTTCTAAAAAATGCCGCATAAAATCAATAGAAACAGACAACCTACAAAGTGAAGCTTCCATTAGCGGGCAGCTTCCCCGCTAATGGGCAGCGAAACCAATCGGTCATGAATCTAAGGAGGGTGTAAAATGACAAAGAGAATTGCTGTGGAACAGTCGCTTACAAATGTTACTCAGGCACTCCAGGCCAAAGGATATGATGTGGTTGATTTAAAAGCCGCTGGAGATTTAAAAAACTGCGCAGCTTGTGTAATAACAGGAATCGATTCTAATGTGATGGGTATTCATGATACCTTAACAGAAGCACCTGTTATCGAAGCCAACGGTTTATCCGCTGATGAAGTGTGCCAGGAGATAGAAGAAAGAATACAGTAAAATAAGGTACGAATGTTTTCAAATTTGGCGCTTTCGGGTATAATGAAACTAAATCATCAAATAATAAAAAATGCCGTCCCCAATGCTGGTAACATTGAGAACGGCCAT is from Bacillus sp. PK3_68 and encodes:
- a CDS encoding AraC family transcriptional regulator codes for the protein MAWIVSLQKAIDYIEEHLLDSDLSIERVAEEANASAYHFQRTFAILTDMAVGEYIRGRRLTLAAQELTQTDSKVIDLAYKYGYETPESFAKAFRRQHGMTPTEARNFRGKLKSYNRLTIQVSLKGAEPMQYSIVKKESFHVTGVKKELSLEDGKNLIAIPKMWDKANNDGTADKLLELNDGDIKGILGICVDKRNTKPDSMEYWIAAACEGHASDKPGNFLSMEIPAAKWAIFEVHGPMPHSMQNAWKQIFSEWFPSSGYEHAGAPELEVYSAGNPTSPDYYSEIWIAVK
- a CDS encoding HNH endonuclease, translating into MNSFIVMQGHTYQEEKEQGIIWSPQKDKGGNTPHSWLRMTEVKEGDRVFHYVKGEIVAISVASSNCQEATKPVAMQSFEQWGENGYLVPLHYHELEVPLNIRTSFDALRPLLPLKYSPFQQDGNGNQGYLYPCNEELAIKLLELISDLNIYEVELEQLELAMGIVRQTERNTIVPMIAETEAEAKAKIRLGQQKFKRELLPLWEHKCALCGIELPALLRASHSKPWKDSTDIERLDPFNGVLLCCNHDALYDKGYIAFDGRGRLHISPQIPEIDYDNYRLHPKMKIARYEENKPYFRWHKKNVFRQ
- a CDS encoding thiamine pyrophosphate-binding protein, which gives rise to MEKTTRTVAELILDQLSLFGVKRIYGVVGDAIFGLIDAMAKQDRIKFIAVKHESTAAFMASAEAKLTGNLGVCISTMGPGVANLLNGLGDAYADQVPVLAITGQAPTNKIGTAYKQYVNQQELVKPFASYSANLANQDAIIELLQKAVQTSMGQRAVSHLSVPKDLLDKTTVVKPRQLPAVIEGGDTFTQESLDQAAAIMKTAKRPMILAGAGASTDPEAIEQLAEQWGAGILVSLGGKGLLNESSPNLLQGIGEGGNPYAPEVFKEADVVLLAGTTWWPEGYVPTDARIIQIDKNFDKVEKGIPVELGITGKTEEVVPLLIKSLQGFSHSADWLARCREAKEKWARQNEQESHTSGSPVYPSTIVRAIEQTVDADAILTLDTGNVTVWMNRNLRQKDQTVLFSGYWRTMGFGLPAAMAAKLEKPEKQVVAVVGDGGLEMTLADLLTATRYELDITVIVMNNHALQMERDKLKAAGEEEVGVELTNPDFVKIAEACGWKGFRIESDSNLDDVLQEAFNTPSPTLVDIRTEQAVFPGSK
- a CDS encoding aldo/keto reductase; this translates as MNFVTLNNGLKMPQLGFGVWQVEDDQATVAVAKAIEVGYRSIDTAMVYQNETGVGKAIQQSSVPREELFITTKVWNSDQGYENTLRAFEESLERLGLEYVDLYLIHWPTPKYDEYVDTYKALEKLYHDGRVKAIGVCNFDIEHLERLLKECDVKPVLNQVECHPYLAQTEMKEFCAKHDIFVEAWSPLEQGGEVLKDAVIQQIAEAHGKSPAQVVLRWHIQNNTIVIPKSVTPSRIEENFHVFDFELSPDEMREISGLNRNRRKGPAPSEMNIR
- a CDS encoding YkuS family protein; protein product: MTKRIAVEQSLTNVTQALQAKGYDVVDLKAAGDLKNCAACVITGIDSNVMGIHDTLTEAPVIEANGLSADEVCQEIEERIQ